Proteins from a genomic interval of Petrotoga miotherma DSM 10691:
- the porA gene encoding pyruvate ferredoxin oxidoreductase yields the protein MPVKLTVTGAAAVAHAMRQINPDVVAAYPITPQTPIVEYYAGFVSDGIVDTVMVPVESEHSAMSAVVGSAASGARTMTATAANGLALMSEIVYIAASYRLPIVMPIVNRALSGPINIHCDHSDAMMVRDSGWIQFFTENHQEAYDFTIMATKLAEKENVLLPAMVNLDGFITSHGVESFEMLDDEVVREFVGSWNPKYSLLNTKNPVTYGPLDLFDYYFEHHRQQEEAMKNAYKELPGVFEEFEKISGRRYDFLDLYKVDDADYLMVVLNSTASTAKYVVDQLREEGHKVGLVKPQVFTPFPKKEFQQVLNGRKGVVVLDRAMSFGKEAPLYSLVKSSLYEVASRPSLGSYIYGLGGRDTTPEMIREAFEDALQGNLIADEQRYLGLRE from the coding sequence ATGCCCGTAAAATTAACGGTTACTGGAGCTGCTGCTGTTGCACACGCTATGAGGCAGATTAATCCTGACGTGGTGGCAGCTTATCCAATAACTCCTCAAACACCAATTGTTGAATATTATGCAGGATTCGTATCCGATGGCATTGTAGATACTGTGATGGTTCCTGTGGAATCTGAACACTCGGCTATGAGTGCAGTGGTAGGTTCCGCGGCATCTGGGGCCAGAACTATGACAGCCACAGCTGCAAATGGGTTAGCCTTAATGTCAGAAATAGTATATATAGCGGCTTCTTACAGACTTCCCATAGTAATGCCTATTGTGAATAGGGCATTATCCGGACCCATCAATATACACTGTGATCATTCCGATGCCATGATGGTAAGAGATTCTGGATGGATCCAGTTCTTCACTGAAAACCATCAAGAAGCCTATGATTTTACAATAATGGCTACCAAATTGGCGGAAAAAGAGAATGTATTGTTACCAGCGATGGTGAATTTGGATGGTTTCATTACTTCTCATGGAGTCGAGAGCTTCGAGATGTTAGATGATGAAGTGGTAAGGGAGTTTGTGGGAAGTTGGAACCCTAAATATTCTCTTTTAAACACAAAAAATCCTGTTACTTATGGTCCATTGGATCTTTTTGATTATTACTTTGAACATCATCGTCAACAAGAGGAAGCTATGAAAAATGCCTACAAAGAGCTTCCTGGAGTATTCGAGGAATTCGAAAAGATATCTGGGAGAAGATACGATTTTCTAGATTTGTACAAAGTAGATGATGCTGATTATTTAATGGTTGTTCTGAATTCTACTGCATCTACAGCAAAGTATGTTGTAGACCAACTTAGAGAAGAAGGACATAAGGTTGGATTGGTGAAACCTCAAGTCTTTACTCCTTTCCCTAAGAAAGAATTTCAGCAAGTTTTAAATGGAAGAAAGGGTGTAGTTGTTTTAGATAGAGCAATGTCTTTTGGGAAAGAAGCCCCTTTGTATTCCTTAGTAAAATCTTCTTTGTACGAGGTTGCTTCTCGGCCTTCTTTAGGTTCTTATATTTATGGTTTAGGAGGAAGAGACACAACCCCTGAAATGATAAGAGAAGCATTTGAAGATGCTCTTCAAGGTAATCTTATAGCTGATGAACAAAGATACTTGGGTTTAAGAGAATAA
- a CDS encoding peptidylprolyl isomerase: MNNWFKKHERLITIIVIAGFLAGIVWWSVATYVSSRNPATTSQNRDTLRKEDSVLVITKDGIDLDYPYWIMKSEVDNITQQQAQIYQQYYGQQLDPIFDYLTLDNQVVDLLFDEKIVRYYAEQNDLLPSKEEVNNQVNTQVDQYISQYKSDESNWDNMLQYYGSEQNIRNILISSLQQTVETDLINSAVKDAVAPTSREDALAYIEQNFESIKNDYEEVRVQHILFSDEATANSIKEKIETGEITFEDAASLYSKDTSNATNSGEIGWIKHGQYEKSFEDAAFNGQVGEIIGPVQTSEGFHLIRVLDRKIFEKPEDIFLYDDVYAEVESTVQGQKYDNWLSNYKESENFGRNYYDTKLMYMYELTKAGTDVERLEELAKELESIVFEGNEISMEVDSDYLAVYTMVVSQLMGLYNEQTTSINQYLSLSEFVDPAIVSLGLDAINNKLEELNAQSTTDESTSLSSEISKYQDAKSYLSSKESLEALGVSTTEDASVMRAELQTKSQDYTEKLKKVLADLYAQYPSSNTVVQLYYQLNPQDPKVKVSYSKLQLDQLKQYASYLGSQYLFSYFQQQITEILVNVQTVVDATQAATDTKLEALDVGLDLTDLLGLKEIKLSYLETIKKIDPNYYTNIDSMIESVQKEIEEANNTSNTSTDTSQVATPSNIQ, encoded by the coding sequence ATGAATAATTGGTTTAAAAAGCACGAAAGACTGATCACTATAATAGTTATAGCAGGTTTTTTAGCAGGTATAGTTTGGTGGTCTGTGGCAACTTATGTATCATCTCGAAACCCTGCGACCACTTCACAAAATAGAGACACACTGAGGAAAGAAGACTCTGTTTTAGTTATCACTAAAGACGGCATAGATTTAGATTATCCCTATTGGATAATGAAGAGTGAAGTAGATAATATAACTCAACAGCAAGCACAGATCTATCAACAGTATTACGGTCAACAGTTGGATCCTATTTTTGATTATTTAACACTTGATAATCAAGTGGTAGATTTACTCTTTGACGAAAAAATTGTAAGATATTATGCGGAGCAAAACGATCTGTTGCCTTCTAAAGAAGAAGTGAATAATCAGGTAAATACACAAGTCGATCAATATATATCTCAATACAAATCTGATGAATCAAATTGGGATAATATGCTTCAATATTATGGTAGTGAACAAAATATTCGAAATATTTTAATTTCCAGTTTACAACAAACAGTGGAGACCGATTTGATAAATAGTGCGGTTAAAGACGCAGTGGCACCAACTTCCAGAGAAGATGCTTTAGCTTATATCGAACAAAACTTCGAAAGTATAAAGAATGATTATGAAGAAGTTAGAGTACAGCATATACTTTTTTCAGATGAGGCAACCGCCAATAGCATCAAGGAAAAGATTGAAACAGGTGAGATAACTTTTGAAGATGCCGCTTCTTTGTATTCAAAGGATACTTCTAATGCTACTAATTCTGGAGAGATTGGATGGATAAAACACGGGCAGTATGAAAAAAGTTTTGAAGATGCAGCATTTAATGGACAAGTTGGTGAAATTATTGGACCTGTACAAACGTCGGAGGGTTTCCATTTGATAAGAGTACTTGATAGGAAAATATTTGAAAAACCCGAAGATATATTTTTGTATGATGATGTATATGCTGAAGTAGAAAGCACAGTTCAAGGTCAAAAGTATGATAATTGGTTGTCTAATTATAAAGAAAGTGAAAACTTTGGAAGGAATTATTACGATACAAAATTGATGTATATGTACGAGTTAACGAAAGCGGGTACAGATGTAGAAAGATTAGAAGAATTAGCGAAAGAATTAGAAAGTATTGTGTTCGAAGGTAATGAAATTTCAATGGAAGTTGATTCGGATTATTTAGCTGTATATACGATGGTTGTAAGCCAGCTAATGGGGTTATATAATGAGCAAACTACTTCCATAAATCAATATCTTAGCTTATCTGAATTTGTGGATCCAGCTATTGTTTCACTAGGTTTGGATGCTATAAATAACAAACTCGAAGAATTGAACGCTCAATCAACTACGGATGAAAGTACTTCTTTATCGAGTGAAATATCGAAATATCAAGATGCTAAAAGTTATTTAAGTTCCAAAGAATCCCTTGAGGCTTTGGGAGTAAGTACTACAGAAGATGCAAGCGTTATGAGAGCAGAATTACAAACTAAATCACAAGATTACACTGAAAAGTTAAAAAAGGTATTAGCCGATCTTTATGCACAGTATCCTTCTTCTAACACAGTAGTTCAACTTTATTATCAGTTGAACCCTCAAGATCCAAAAGTAAAGGTTAGCTATTCGAAGTTACAGTTGGATCAGTTAAAACAATACGCCTCTTATTTAGGATCCCAATATTTATTTTCATATTTTCAACAACAGATCACTGAAATCTTGGTAAATGTTCAAACAGTTGTAGATGCTACCCAGGCAGCAACCGATACAAAATTAGAAGCATTGGATGTTGGATTAGATTTAACTGATTTATTAGGGTTAAAGGAAATTAAATTGTCTTATTTGGAAACAATAAAAAAGATCGATCCTAACTATTATACTAATATTGATAGTATGATAGAAAGTGTACAAAAAGAAATAGAAGAAGCTAATAATACCTCTAATACTTCTACAGATACATCTCAAGTTGCAACTCCGTCGAATATCCAATGA
- a CDS encoding thiamine pyrophosphate-dependent enzyme yields MVPNIRDIVGYVETHDWGFTQGHRLCPGCNAPMVANWATLAAKSMGYEPVVAAATGCLEVSSTIYPFTSWNVPYIHNAFENVAATISGAEAAYRSLLNRGKIDNDKIKFIAFAGDGGTYDIGLQSLSGAIERGHDFVYILYDNEGYMNTGNQRSGSTPPGADSTTAPVGKAISGKLQLKKSIVDIVAGHEGVYAATAATAEPWDFMRKMQAALEFKGPSFIAMLAPCVRFWRIPDDSGPEVTKLAVETKYWPLWEYNMGVYKVTKKPKTFKPVKDYITKLGRYSKLMKRPDANEILEELQNYVDAKWDRLLALEEISKDKPIRTKI; encoded by the coding sequence ATTGTGCCTAATATTAGAGATATAGTAGGATACGTTGAAACACATGATTGGGGTTTTACACAAGGCCATAGATTGTGTCCGGGTTGTAATGCTCCGATGGTTGCAAATTGGGCTACTTTGGCTGCAAAAAGTATGGGTTATGAACCTGTAGTGGCAGCCGCCACAGGTTGTTTGGAAGTTTCTTCCACAATATACCCGTTTACTTCTTGGAATGTGCCTTATATACACAACGCCTTTGAAAATGTTGCAGCTACAATATCCGGGGCTGAAGCTGCTTATAGATCCCTCTTAAACAGAGGAAAAATAGACAACGATAAGATAAAATTTATCGCATTTGCTGGTGATGGTGGCACTTACGATATAGGGTTACAATCATTATCTGGAGCAATAGAAAGAGGACACGATTTTGTTTACATCTTGTATGATAACGAAGGGTACATGAACACAGGTAACCAAAGATCTGGATCTACCCCTCCAGGTGCCGATTCAACTACCGCTCCCGTCGGTAAGGCTATATCAGGGAAGTTACAATTGAAAAAGAGTATAGTTGATATAGTAGCTGGTCATGAAGGCGTTTATGCTGCAACCGCAGCAACTGCCGAACCTTGGGATTTTATGAGAAAGATGCAAGCAGCATTAGAGTTCAAAGGGCCTTCTTTCATTGCTATGTTGGCACCATGTGTAAGATTTTGGAGAATTCCTGACGATTCAGGTCCAGAAGTAACTAAATTAGCTGTTGAAACAAAGTATTGGCCATTATGGGAATACAATATGGGCGTTTACAAAGTTACTAAGAAGCCTAAAACATTCAAACCAGTAAAAGATTACATAACCAAATTAGGAAGATACAGCAAGCTTATGAAAAGGCCGGATGCTAACGAAATATTGGAAGAACTTCAAAATTATGTCGACGCTAAATGGGATAGATTGTTGGCTTTGGAGGAAATTTCTAAAGATAAACCTATTAGAACAAAAATATAG
- a CDS encoding glycoside hydrolase family 57 protein — MKSKKGKILLLLHAHLPYIHHPDFEYFMEERWLFEAITETYIPLIKIFKFLEKDNIPFKLTISLSPTLMAMFNLKDLREKYHKYLLKLIELTEKEIIRTKDEDPKIHQLAQHYRRELIEDINIFSEEYNQDILKAFKEFKDKGYIEVITSNGTHGYLPFYRDYPEAIKAQIKSAVLTFKKYFGDHPKGMWLAECAYFKGLDKYLSDEDIRYFFVDTHGFTYADSKPRYGVYRPIITPNKVFVFARDPESSEQIWSSEVGYPGDPRYREFYKDIGYDREDDYIRPYVDPSGTRCNTGIKYHRITNKSLSLDKKEIYDLSEAMNAVKEHVSDYLFKKTSQIRKLSAILDEEEPVIVAPFDAELFGHWWYEGPKFLEELFRQSFENKELEFSVPSEILQTVKKVQITYPGETSWGAGGYHDVWLNGKNDWIYKHIHEITERMIEKANVFKDPTNLQKRILNQMMREVLLAQASDWPFIMTTGTTIEYAKNRVKYHINRFLELDKMLEKQEINDEKLSFYEWIDNIFRNIGYTIFSSD; from the coding sequence ATGAAGAGTAAAAAGGGAAAAATTTTGCTCTTATTACATGCTCATTTGCCTTATATTCACCATCCCGACTTTGAATATTTTATGGAAGAAAGATGGCTTTTCGAGGCCATAACTGAGACATATATTCCTTTAATAAAAATTTTTAAATTTTTAGAAAAAGATAACATCCCTTTTAAACTTACAATAAGCCTCTCTCCAACGTTGATGGCGATGTTTAACTTAAAAGATTTAAGAGAAAAATATCACAAATATTTATTAAAATTGATAGAATTAACCGAAAAAGAGATAATTAGGACAAAAGATGAAGATCCTAAGATACACCAACTAGCCCAACATTATAGGCGAGAGCTAATAGAAGATATAAATATTTTTTCTGAAGAATATAATCAAGATATATTAAAAGCTTTCAAGGAATTTAAAGATAAAGGTTACATTGAAGTGATAACATCTAATGGAACACATGGATATCTACCTTTTTATCGGGATTATCCAGAGGCTATTAAAGCTCAAATAAAATCTGCCGTGTTGACCTTCAAAAAATACTTTGGTGACCATCCTAAAGGGATGTGGTTGGCAGAATGCGCTTATTTTAAAGGGCTGGATAAATATTTATCAGACGAAGATATACGATATTTTTTTGTAGATACACACGGTTTTACTTATGCAGACAGTAAGCCGAGGTATGGTGTGTATAGACCTATTATTACCCCAAATAAAGTTTTTGTTTTTGCCAGAGATCCTGAATCGAGTGAGCAGATATGGAGTTCTGAAGTTGGTTATCCTGGCGATCCAAGATATCGAGAATTTTACAAAGATATTGGTTATGACAGAGAAGACGATTACATTAGGCCATATGTAGATCCAAGTGGAACAAGGTGTAATACTGGAATAAAGTATCATCGTATTACCAACAAATCATTATCCTTGGACAAAAAAGAAATATATGATCTTAGTGAAGCCATGAACGCTGTAAAAGAGCATGTAAGTGATTATTTATTTAAGAAAACTTCGCAAATCAGGAAATTATCGGCAATTTTAGATGAAGAAGAACCGGTAATTGTAGCTCCCTTTGATGCTGAACTATTTGGTCATTGGTGGTATGAGGGTCCGAAATTTTTGGAAGAGCTTTTTAGGCAATCTTTTGAAAATAAAGAGTTAGAATTTTCTGTACCTTCTGAGATTTTACAAACAGTTAAAAAAGTTCAAATAACTTATCCCGGCGAAACTTCGTGGGGTGCCGGAGGATACCACGATGTTTGGCTTAATGGAAAAAACGATTGGATTTATAAACATATTCACGAGATAACTGAAAGAATGATAGAAAAAGCAAATGTTTTTAAGGATCCTACAAATTTACAGAAAAGGATTTTAAATCAGATGATGAGAGAGGTTCTTCTTGCACAAGCAAGTGATTGGCCTTTTATAATGACCACAGGGACCACAATAGAATATGCAAAAAATCGAGTTAAATACCATATTAACAGATTTTTGGAACTCGATAAAATGTTAGAAAAGCAAGAAATTAACGATGAAAAGCTCTCATTTTATGAATGGATAGATAATATCTTTAGAAATATTGGTTACACCATATTTTCAAGTGACTAA
- a CDS encoding DUF4912 domain-containing protein — translation MEVKELDKKLLDTFKVDEPTIQELRNIAKNLGIKLKRNMNKKEILKAVRKEIKRIEESSNQRVEKVSDYTKLAKNLQNQQKLPKSNESKELPQKYKREKLKLMPVNPNWVYVYWNFSEKSRKKLKKLTKNSNIAIRIIKKSTEDLGAEKKVIETDLKLDQNGNTYFHLPQDNSTYIAFLGVKDKKGEFTPFIESNEITTPSSSMKSSDKEEWFLIKEGKIVKEDKKEEPALWNIEKHSGSSETMFINKREFNDTNFGSH, via the coding sequence ATGGAAGTAAAGGAATTGGATAAAAAATTATTAGATACTTTTAAGGTTGATGAGCCTACAATACAGGAATTGAGGAATATTGCAAAAAATTTAGGTATTAAATTAAAACGAAATATGAATAAAAAAGAGATTTTAAAGGCAGTTAGAAAAGAGATTAAAAGGATAGAAGAATCTTCAAATCAAAGAGTTGAGAAAGTCTCGGATTATACAAAATTAGCAAAAAATCTACAAAATCAACAAAAGCTCCCAAAATCAAATGAATCAAAAGAGCTTCCTCAAAAGTATAAAAGGGAAAAACTTAAATTAATGCCTGTCAATCCTAACTGGGTATATGTTTACTGGAACTTTTCTGAAAAAAGTAGAAAAAAACTAAAAAAATTAACAAAAAATTCTAATATTGCTATAAGGATCATAAAAAAATCAACAGAGGATCTAGGAGCAGAAAAAAAGGTTATTGAAACAGATTTAAAATTAGACCAAAACGGCAATACTTATTTCCACCTCCCACAAGATAATTCCACCTATATTGCTTTCCTTGGAGTAAAAGATAAAAAAGGTGAGTTTACTCCTTTTATAGAATCAAATGAAATTACAACGCCTTCTTCATCCATGAAAAGTTCAGATAAAGAAGAATGGTTTTTGATAAAAGAGGGGAAAATTGTTAAAGAAGATAAAAAAGAAGAACCGGCGCTTTGGAATATTGAAAAACATTCTGGAAGTAGTGAAACAATGTTTATAAACAAAAGAGAATTCAACGATACCAATTTTGGCAGCCATTGA
- a CDS encoding 2-oxoacid:acceptor oxidoreductase family protein — protein MPEKYFEIRWHARAGQGAKSASQFLTEAAEEAGKYSSSFPEYGAERSGAPMKAFNRVADVPIRIKSNIETPDVVVVIDDTLLKNSEVTSGLAEDKLLLVNTTRSIEEVRNLTGYKGKTGVIPATNIALEEIKRGIPNTVMIGALIRATDIVPLDAVKEKIKAAFSKKFSDEVVRANIRALERGYQEVKLSE, from the coding sequence TTGCCAGAAAAATATTTTGAGATAAGGTGGCATGCAAGAGCAGGACAAGGCGCGAAAAGTGCTTCTCAATTTTTAACAGAAGCTGCAGAAGAAGCTGGGAAGTATTCAAGTTCATTTCCAGAATATGGAGCAGAAAGATCCGGTGCTCCGATGAAAGCTTTTAACAGGGTTGCGGATGTTCCTATTAGAATTAAAAGTAACATAGAGACTCCCGATGTGGTAGTTGTTATAGACGACACACTTTTAAAAAATTCAGAAGTAACATCTGGTTTGGCTGAGGATAAATTGTTGTTAGTCAACACAACTAGAAGCATCGAAGAGGTAAGAAATTTAACGGGGTATAAAGGAAAAACCGGTGTAATACCTGCTACGAACATAGCATTGGAAGAAATAAAAAGGGGTATACCTAACACTGTTATGATAGGAGCTTTGATAAGAGCTACCGATATAGTACCTTTAGATGCCGTTAAAGAAAAAATCAAGGCTGCTTTCTCCAAAAAGTTCTCTGATGAAGTGGTAAGAGCCAATATTAGAGCACTGGAGAGAGGGTACCAGGAGGTGAAACTTAGTGAGTGA
- a CDS encoding 4Fe-4S binding protein, translating to MSDLKGWKDIPIGGVIDKPATAREYKTGEWRIQRPIIDREKCTNCMQCWLYCPDMAIGGGLDGKKMKLGEVNLDYCKGCGVCAAVCPVNAIEMKSESEFI from the coding sequence GTGAGTGATTTGAAAGGATGGAAAGATATCCCTATTGGTGGTGTAATTGATAAACCTGCTACTGCAAGGGAATACAAAACAGGTGAATGGAGGATTCAAAGACCTATAATAGATAGAGAAAAATGTACTAACTGTATGCAATGTTGGCTTTATTGTCCCGATATGGCTATAGGTGGTGGGCTTGATGGTAAAAAGATGAAATTGGGAGAAGTGAATTTGGACTATTGTAAGGGCTGCGGTGTTTGTGCAGCTGTATGTCCAGTTAACGCAATAGAAATGAAATCTGAATCAGAATTTATTTAA